The following is a genomic window from Spirosoma foliorum.
ATTGATGTGGTGCCCTTGAAAAACGAAATGTCCGACGATGCCTATGCGAAAGTTTGGGAAATGGCCGGGGTTTCCATCACCAATGCCGTGGGCATCCTGCCGGTTCTGGGTGGCGTTACGCCAGGCTCAAAAAGTGGCGACTCTGGGAGCCAGGTAAGAACGGTGGCCGATTATCAGCAGCATTTCAGAACACCCGTCCAGCGGCAGATTTTGCTGGAGCCAATCCAGATGGCCCTCCGAGCCATGAATTACACCAATATCATTCCCGTATTCAAGGAGGTACAACTCACCACCCTGGACAAGAATCCAACCGGCAAACAGGCCGTTGTAAACCATTCCGCATAATGCTAACCGCTGAGATTATTAAGAGCCAATTGGGCGGCATCCAGGCCTCCATCAACTTTAAAACCCTGGAGCCATTTGCCAACTTTGCCGAGCGTTGGTTTACCGAGCTGGTGGGGGTGCCACTCATGGAATACCTCCAGGAAATTACGACTCCAGAGGCTGGCAGTGATGAGGCCGATTTACTTTACCTGGCTCATTCCTGCATGAGCTGGAAATGTTACGAGCTGGCATTTCCCCACATGAAATTTAAGGCCGGGGAGTTAGGGCTGCAAAAGGTCAACGGCCAGAACGCGGTGGCCATTTCCAAATGGGAATACGTGGACTCAAAGGAGGCAAATCTGGCCATGTTGGATCTGGCTCTGGAGAACTTCTGGAGTGCAATGGAATCCATTAAACCAGCGGCCTGGACGAGCTCCACGGCTTACGCCAAACGCCAGCAGGTGTTTATCCGCTCTGCCGGGGAATTATCCGAACAGGTGCCCACATTAGGCCGTAAAAACCGACTCTTTGAGCAGCTCCTTACGTACATCCGTAGAGCCGAACAAAACTACATTCGGCCAATCCTGACCGATGCCGATTATGTAGCCCTTAAAGTAAAGTGGCGCGATCCAGCAGCCACCTGGAGTGCAGAGGAGCAGATGCTGCTGGACTTCATTCGGCCAGCGGTGGCTCATATGGCACTCTTTGAGGCCTACCCGTATTTGCCCCTTACCCTGGACATTACCGGCATCACAGAAAGCCGCTCGAAGGATGGCACACTGGAGCAGGTGGCTCCGAGCGATAACAATAAGGGCACTCAAAAACGGCAGCTCTACCAGGATGGCCAGCAGTTCCTGGCCGATCTCACCGAATACCTCCAGGCCACGGCCACGGCCAGCCTGTTTCCAGCCTTTTACCAGGCCCAACTGGCTAAAGTGGGCACCCAACAAACCGACGATTTTACAAACGAGTCTTTAATAATTCTGTAGCATGAAAACGCAAAACAAAGCGACAACAACAGCCAACCAGGTAGGTGGCGTAGTGCATCCACTCAATCAGGCTCAACCCTTATTGCACGTTATTGAGCCAGTTCCTCCAGCGCTCACTCTGGAAGAACTGGCCCAACAGCTCCAAGCGCAAAAAGAAGCGCTCCAGGAGCAGGAGAATGAACTGGAGCTAAAGCTGCAAGTAGCGGCAGAGCAAGAGCAGGCCAGAAAGCTGGAAGAATACAACCATTTGCGGGAGGATGCTGCTGGATTCCGCTTAACAGCGGCCAAAGAGGAGGATGAGGCCAACAAACGGATGTATGTGCAGTGGGCGCTGGATGCCGACAAACAAGCCAACCAACTGGCCAGGGAGTTAGGCCTGGCCGTGGAGGAGCCCGAAGAACACCAGCAGGAAAGTAAAGCCGTGAAAGCCGTGGCCTCATTGCTGAAACACCGTTTAGGGGCCGTCGTGCAGATCTCGCTCTTACTGCTGGCCATCTGGGTAGCAAATCACTATTTCAACAGTACCGGGGAGCACATCAAAGAGGCAAACAAGGTGCTGCCAATTGAGCAGCAGATGAGCGCTTACGACGAAACATCTATCCAAAAGTTCTTTTTTGAGAAATGGGTGGAGTTTTGGGATCTGCCGGTGGGATTGCTCAAACTCTTGATTATGGTGCCTTTCGTTGCTTTTTACATGCTGCCGTTTATACGTTCCCGTAAGGATTTTTTCACCGAGTTTTTTGAGGATTTAACACCCTATCAGCGATGTCTACTAACGCTTTCCTTTATTGCCTTGTTTGTGTTACACTCTGCTCTCACGCATGGAGTCAAACCCTAAAGAAGCAGCCTAAAAAGGCTATCGTGCTGGCCACCTATCCAGCCAAACCGATTACGTTAGATGAGACGAAACTACGGCAGGCCATCTATGACTCAGCGGCCACGTTTTTAGGCCTAAAAGAGCTCACCGATCACAATGATGCCGAATGGATCAGCAAAATTAATCTGTCCAATGGCCTACCGGAGCGCTCCCTGTATTGTGCCAGTGGCTTTTATTTCGCGCATCGAATCAACGGGGTAAAGCTGCCGGTAAAGGCGGTGGGGATGGTGGCCAGTTACTTTGCCGATCCGAAAAAAATCATCTATCGACGAAACCAACGGGGCAACCAGCGCAAAGGCATCAAACCGCGCCGAATGGATGCCGTTAGTTTGTACGTGTCGCACATTGAAGGGCTGGCCGTGGAGGAGTGGGATATGGACGAAGAGGAGGTTTACCTAATCGGATTCAATACCACTGGAGGCCGTGGCACCGTTGGCGGCTGCTACCGGAATAGGCGCAAAAAGTCGGAGATAAAACTGATTGCCAACTGGATTACACCCTATTTACTTTCTCTCAAACAGTAATCGAATGAGATACGCTATTTACATAATCTTACAGCTCATACTCCTGACTCTGGAGTTTAGTACGGCCATTATTTATTGGCTCCCGGTTCGGATCGTTTGGGGCAAAAACTCATTTGATTATCTGGCTACGACTCAATATTCTAGTTTTTACCAGTGGTTCAAAGAAAAGCTACGCAACTAATGCAAGAGATCAACTTTAACGGCCAGGCCAAAGAACTACCCGAAAACTGGAAAGAGGTTAAACCGGAGCACCTGCCAAGACTTCTCCAACTGGTGTACTTTACACCCGATACACCCGAAAAATTCCACCACATGCTCCAGATCCTGCTGGATATGGGCGGCAAGCAATGGAGGGCGTTAATGCGTAAACATTTCGGGCCAGGTATCCGCAAAAAAGTGAAAGAAGCCAATGCCATTGTACTCCACGAACTCATCCACCAAGTCCGGTGGATGAGTAAGGAGCTCTCTACGGAGAAACCCTTTCCATTGCTCCAGTATAAGGAGTGGAGCCTATTACTGCCGGAGGAGGATTTTCTTACCATGAGCTTTGGCGAGCTCTCCGATGCTTACATACATTTCCTAGTGTGGATCAAACAACTCGTGCCCGGAGACACTCACTTAGATCTGTTAGTGGCCACCATCTGCCGACCAGAGCGAACGGGCGAGTATTGGCTGGAGCCCAATTGGAACGGCGACAAACGAGAGCCCTATAATGAGTTTATGGCCAGGGAAATGGCCAAGAAGCTGGCCGGTATGGAGTTGAGCCAAAAGCAGTTGGTGCTCCTCTATTTTGCGGGGAACATGCAGAAAGTGCTGGCCAGGTACGAGCTCTTTGATGGGGAGGGCGGAGATCCAGAGGAATACCCTGGCCAGGGGTGGCTCAAGAACCAGCACATTCTGGCCGAAAAAGGGATTTTTGGCACCATGCAGCAGGCTAAAGAGGCCAATTTGCACGATGTTCTTTTATTCCTGGAGGAGAACAAAAAGGACATTAAAGCAGCAAACGAACGTAAACGAGAGGAGGCAAATCAATGAGCTGCACCAAGCTATTTTATGAGTTTTTCGAGCCGATAGCGGCCAGCGTTGAGGGCGTTAATACGGTGCACCAATCGGGTGGCGATAAAATGGATCGACTCCTGGCCAGGAGCAGCTCCGAGGACATTTACCCGGCAGTGTTTGCCTTACGGCCAAAGTACGCGCTGGAGGATAATGGAGCGGATAATGTGCTGGCCTGGTTCGACTCCACCTATTACGTGATTTGCCGGGGCGAAATGGGCCAAGAGGAGCAGGAAGATGCTGCCTTTGATGAGGCCGAACGGATAGGCCTGGCCATCTCCCTGGCCATCCGAGAAAACCACGGCATTACCTGCCTGGTAGATCCTAATACAAAGGTATTTATGGAGCCGATTACAATGATTACCTT
Proteins encoded in this region:
- a CDS encoding DUF6712 family protein; this encodes MLTAEIIKSQLGGIQASINFKTLEPFANFAERWFTELVGVPLMEYLQEITTPEAGSDEADLLYLAHSCMSWKCYELAFPHMKFKAGELGLQKVNGQNAVAISKWEYVDSKEANLAMLDLALENFWSAMESIKPAAWTSSTAYAKRQQVFIRSAGELSEQVPTLGRKNRLFEQLLTYIRRAEQNYIRPILTDADYVALKVKWRDPAATWSAEEQMLLDFIRPAVAHMALFEAYPYLPLTLDITGITESRSKDGTLEQVAPSDNNKGTQKRQLYQDGQQFLADLTEYLQATATASLFPAFYQAQLAKVGTQQTDDFTNESLIIL